The following coding sequences lie in one Sorghum bicolor cultivar BTx623 chromosome 6, Sorghum_bicolor_NCBIv3, whole genome shotgun sequence genomic window:
- the LOC8155298 gene encoding probable receptor-like protein kinase At1g33260 — translation MFRGCGLFACARRGRGDHLRKRGELGGASSRVAPAEPEPVCVDYEAEAEDSSGGAAPARQLAWAEVETATGGFSSKVVGRGGFSTVYLASLSSSRLGAVKVHCSSERLHRAFRRELDVLLSLRHPHIVRLLGYCDERDEGVLVFEYAPNGDLHDALHGHGGVLPWARRVAVALQVATALEYLHEGRDPAPAVIHGDIKASNVLLDANMDAKLCDFGFAHVGVSATMGGGRRPSDRAVMGSPGYVDPHLLRSGVATRKSDVYSFGVLLLELLTGKEAVCRETGHRLTAAVRPQLGDGQVSDVLDQRLGGDYDAAEAAAVAEIAMQCVSDTPGLRPSMADVVRVLQEKTSAVGSRLDRKMLVS, via the coding sequence ATGTTCAGGGGTTGCGGCCTGTTCGCGTGCGCCCGCCGGGGCCGCGGCGACCACCTCAGGAAGCGCGGTGAGCTAGGCGGCGCGAGCTCGCGTGTTGCGCCGGCCGAGCCGGAGCCGGTGTGCGTGGACTACGAGGCCGAGGCAGAGGACAGCAGCGGCGGCGCCGCGCCCGCGCGGCAGCTGGCGTGGGCGGAGGTGGAGACCGCCACGGGCGGGTTCTCGTCCAAGGTGGTCGGCCGCGGCGGGTTCAGCACCGTGTACCTCGCCTCGCTCTCCTCGTCGCGGCTCGGCGCCGTCAAGGTCCACTGCAGCAGCGAGCGCCTCCACCGCGCGTTCCGCCGGGAGCTGGACGTGCTCCTCTCCCTCCGCCACCCGCACATCGTCCGCCTCCTCGGCTACTGCGACGAGCGCGACGAGGGCGTGCTGGTGTTCGAGTACGCGCCCAACGGCGACCTCCACGACGCGCTCCACGGGCACGGCGGCGTCCTCCCCTGGGCGCGCCGCGTGGCCGTCGCGCTCCAGGTGGCCACGGCGCTggagtacctccacgagggccgcGACCCGGCCCCGGCCGTCATCCACGGCGACATCAAGGCCTCCAACGTCCTCCTCGACGCCAACATGGACGCCAAGCTCTGCGACTTCGGCTTCGCGCACGTCGGCGTCTCGGCCACCAtgggcggcggccggcggccttCGGACCGCGCCGTCATGGGCTCCCCGGGCTACGTCGACCCGCACCTCCTCCGCTCCGGAGTGGCCACCAGGAAGAGCGACGTGTACAGCTTCGGCGTGCTGCTGCTCGAGCTCTTGACGGGCAAGGAGGCCGTCTGCCGCGAGACGGGGCACCGGCTCACGGCCGCGGTGAGGCCTCAGCTCGGCGACGGCCAAGTGTCGGACGTTCTGGACCAGAGGCTGGGAGGAGACTACGACGCCGCTGAGGCGGCCGCCGTGGCGGAGATCGCCATGCAGTGCGTCAGTGACACCCCCGGGCTCCGGCCATCCATGGCCGACGTCGTGCGCGTGCTCCAGGAGAAGACCTCCGCCGTTGGATCGAGACTGGACCGCAAGATGTTGGTGTCCTAA
- the LOC8055927 gene encoding trihelix transcription factor GT-2 isoform X1 encodes MQQQHQGGGGGGGGSQFGGPPPDMGPFSPTAGATGGPMPLSSRPPSSAQPQPQPQPQPQQPRSSYDELAVVSGTAGAGGFDDEMMGSGGGGGGGGGGSSGASSNRWPREETQALIRIRSEMDATFRDATLKGPLWEDVSRKLADLGYKRSAKKCKEKFENVHKYYKRTKEGRAGRQDGKSYRFFDELEALHAAAPQPQPQPQPPQMQQQQLPPATTAPAPLHAFAAPPPMSSMPPPTGPMQPAPISSAAPAVVQVHQAPVELPPAAHQPLNLQGFSFSSMSDSESDDESEDDDMTAETGGSQDRLGKRKRGDGGGASGSSKKMMTFFEGLMQQVVDRQEEMQRRFLETMEKREAERTAREEAWRRQEVARLNREQEQLAQERAAAASRDAAIIAFLQRIGGQSVQPATAVVVPMPAPVPVHTPPPPKQQSRQQQPPPPPSPQATPQSKPISAAPLQQQPPQKQPKDTSSQQDAGTPRSAPPTSGASLELVPVAEHHVDSGLGGGDGGAASSSRWPKTEVHALIQLRMDLDMRYQETGPKGPLWEDISSGMRRLGYNRSSKRCKEKWENINKYYKKVKESNKKRPEDSKTCPYFHQLEAIYSRKHLRAAAASSNAAAAAVAPPPAYPDQLNPSRHEIEGKNINDDKRNNGGSGGGTQVPSSNGETTAPTTTPAAFDADTGMKKPEDIVRELNEQPPREFTTEDETDSDDMGDEYTDDGEEGEDDGKMQYRIQFQRPNPGGTNTAPAPAAATTAAPAVPTSAPTSTFLAMVQ; translated from the exons atgcagcagcagcaccagggtggcggcggcggcggcggcggctcacaGTTCGGGGGCCCGCCGCCGGACATGGGCCCCTTCTCACCGACGGCGGGCGCCACCGGTGGCCCCATGCCGCTGAGCAGCAGGCCTCCGTCGTCGGCGCAGCCACAGCCACAGCcacagccgcagccgcagcaaCCGAGGTCCAGCTACGACGAATTGGCCGTGGTGTCCGGGACCGCCGGTGCCGGCGGCTTCGACGACGAGATGatgggcagcggcggcggcggcggcggcggtggcggcgggtcGTCGGGCGCGTCCAGCAACCGGTGGCCGCGGGAGGAGACGCAGGCGCTCATCAGGATCCGGTCGGAGATGGACGCCACGTTCCGCGACGCGACGCTCAAAGGCCCCCTGTGGGAGGACGTCTCCAg GAAGCTTGCCGACCTGGGCTACAAGAGAAGCGCCAAGAAGTGCAAGGAGAAGTTTGAGAACGTGCACAAGTACTACAAGCGCACCAAGGAAGGCCGCGCCGGCAGGCAGGACGGCAAGAGCTACCGCTTCTTCGACGAGCTGGAGGCGCTGCACGCGGCCGCGCCGCAGCCACAGCCACAGCCACAGCCGCCGcagatgcagcagcagcagttgcCGCCAGCAACCaccgcgccggcgccgttgcACGCcttcgccgcgccgccgccgatgaGTTCAATGCCGCCGCCGACGGGGCCGATGCAGCCAGCGCCCATATcgtcggcggcgccggcggtggTGCAGGTCCACCAGGCACCGGTGGAGCTGCCGCCCGCGGCCCACCAGCCCCTCAACCTGCAGGGCTTCAGCTTCTCTTCCATGTCGGACTCGGAGTCCGACGACGAGTCCGAGGACGACGACATGACGGCGGAGACAGGCGGAAGCCAGGACCGCCTCGGCAAGCGGAagcgcggcgacggcggcggcgccagcgGCAGCAGCAAGAAGATGATGACTTTCTTCGAGGGGCTCATGCAGCAGGTCGTCGACAGGCAGGAGGAAATGCAGCGGCGGTTCCTGGAGACCATGGAGAAGCGGGAGGCGGAGCGCACGGCTCGAGAGGAGGCGTGGCGCAGGCAGGAGGTGGCTCGCCTCAACCGCGAGCAGGAGCAGCTTGCGCAGGAGCGCGCCGCCGCGGCGTCCAGGGACGCCGCCATCATCGCCTTCCTCCAGCGCATCGGCGGGCAGTCCGTGCAGCCCGCTACCGCCGTTGTCGTCCCAATGCCAGCTCCGGTGCCAGTCCAtaccccgccgccgccgaaacAACAATCTCGTCAGCAGcaaccgccgccgcctccgtctCCACAGGCGACACCGCAGTCGAAGCCAATCTCAGCCGCGCCGCTCCAGCAGCAACCGCCACAGAAGCAGCCCAAGGATACGTCGTCGCAGCAGGACGCCGGCACGCCGCGCAGCGCGCCCCCGACCTCTGGCGCGTCACTCGAGCTGGTGCCCGTCGCGGAGCATCACGTCGATTCCGGGCTCGGAGGAGGGGATGGAGGGGCGGCGTCGTCATCGCGGTGGCCCAAGACGGAGGTGCACGCGCTCATCCAGCTGCGCATGGACCTGGACATGCGCTACCAGGAGACAGGTCCCAAGGGCCCGCTCTGGGAGGACATTTCGTCCGGGATGCGGCGGCTGGGATACAACCGGAGCTCGAAGCGGTGCAAGGAGAAGTGGGAGAACATCAACAAGTACTACAAGAAGGTGAAGGAGAGCAACAAGAAGCGGCCCGAGGACTCCAAGACCTGCCCATACTTCCACCAGCTCGAGGCCATCTACAGCAGGAAGCACCTCCGCGCCGCTGCCGCATCgtccaacgccgccgccgccgccgtcgctccTCCTCCTGCCTACCCAGATCAGCTGAACCCGAGCCGGCACGAGATAGAGGGGAAGAACATAAACGACGACAAGAGGAACAACGGTGGATCAGGGGGAGGCACGCAGGTGCCGAGCAGCAATGGCGAGACGACAgcgccgacgacgacgcccGCCGCGTTCGACGCCGACACCGGCATGAAAAAG CCAGAAGACATCGTCAGGGAGTTGAACGAGCAACCACCTCGGGAGTTCACGACGGAGGACGAGACGGACAGCGACGACATGGGCGACGAGTACACCGACGACGGCGAGGAAGGCGAGGACGACGGCAAAATGCAGTACAGGATACAGTTCCAGAGGCCGAACCCGGGCGGCACCAACACCGCACCAGCACCGGCTGCAGCGACGACGGCTGCGCCGGCGGTGCCGACCTCGGCTCCGACCAGCACCTTCCTCGCCATGGTTCAATAG
- the LOC8055927 gene encoding trihelix transcription factor GT-2 isoform X2 — MQQQHQGGGGGGGGSQFGGPPPDMGPFSPTAGATGGPMPLSSRPPSSAQPQPQPQPQPQQPRSSYDELAVVSGTAGAGGFDDEMMGSGGGGGGGGGGSSGASSNRWPREETQALIRIRSEMDATFRDATLKGPLWEDVSRKLADLGYKRSAKKCKEKFENVHKYYKRTKEGRAGRQDGKSYRFFDELEALHAAAPQPQPQPQPPQMQQQQLPPATTAPAPLHAFAAPPPMSSMPPPTGPMQPAPISSAAPAVVQVHQAPVELPPAAHQPLNLQGFSFSSMSDSESDDESEDDDMTAETGGSQDRLGKRKRGDGGGASGSSKKMMTFFEGLMQQVVDRQEEMQRRFLETMEKREAERTAREEAWRRQEVARLNREQEQLAQERAAAASRDAAIIAFLQRIGGQSVQPATAVVVPMPAPVPVHTPPPPKQQSRQQQPPPPPSPQATPQSKPISAAPLQQQPPQKQPKDTSSQQDAGTPRSAPPTSGASLELVPVAEHHVDSGLGGGDGGAASSSRWPKTEVHALIQLRMDLDMRYQETGPKGPLWEDISSGMRRLGYNRSSKRCKEKWENINKYYKKVKESNKKRPEDSKTCPYFHQLEAIYSRKHLRAAAASSNAAAAAVAPPPAYPDQLNPSRHEIEGKNINDDKRNNGGSGGGTQVPSSNGETTAPTTTPAAFDADTGMKKKTSSGS; from the exons atgcagcagcagcaccagggtggcggcggcggcggcggcggctcacaGTTCGGGGGCCCGCCGCCGGACATGGGCCCCTTCTCACCGACGGCGGGCGCCACCGGTGGCCCCATGCCGCTGAGCAGCAGGCCTCCGTCGTCGGCGCAGCCACAGCCACAGCcacagccgcagccgcagcaaCCGAGGTCCAGCTACGACGAATTGGCCGTGGTGTCCGGGACCGCCGGTGCCGGCGGCTTCGACGACGAGATGatgggcagcggcggcggcggcggcggcggtggcggcgggtcGTCGGGCGCGTCCAGCAACCGGTGGCCGCGGGAGGAGACGCAGGCGCTCATCAGGATCCGGTCGGAGATGGACGCCACGTTCCGCGACGCGACGCTCAAAGGCCCCCTGTGGGAGGACGTCTCCAg GAAGCTTGCCGACCTGGGCTACAAGAGAAGCGCCAAGAAGTGCAAGGAGAAGTTTGAGAACGTGCACAAGTACTACAAGCGCACCAAGGAAGGCCGCGCCGGCAGGCAGGACGGCAAGAGCTACCGCTTCTTCGACGAGCTGGAGGCGCTGCACGCGGCCGCGCCGCAGCCACAGCCACAGCCACAGCCGCCGcagatgcagcagcagcagttgcCGCCAGCAACCaccgcgccggcgccgttgcACGCcttcgccgcgccgccgccgatgaGTTCAATGCCGCCGCCGACGGGGCCGATGCAGCCAGCGCCCATATcgtcggcggcgccggcggtggTGCAGGTCCACCAGGCACCGGTGGAGCTGCCGCCCGCGGCCCACCAGCCCCTCAACCTGCAGGGCTTCAGCTTCTCTTCCATGTCGGACTCGGAGTCCGACGACGAGTCCGAGGACGACGACATGACGGCGGAGACAGGCGGAAGCCAGGACCGCCTCGGCAAGCGGAagcgcggcgacggcggcggcgccagcgGCAGCAGCAAGAAGATGATGACTTTCTTCGAGGGGCTCATGCAGCAGGTCGTCGACAGGCAGGAGGAAATGCAGCGGCGGTTCCTGGAGACCATGGAGAAGCGGGAGGCGGAGCGCACGGCTCGAGAGGAGGCGTGGCGCAGGCAGGAGGTGGCTCGCCTCAACCGCGAGCAGGAGCAGCTTGCGCAGGAGCGCGCCGCCGCGGCGTCCAGGGACGCCGCCATCATCGCCTTCCTCCAGCGCATCGGCGGGCAGTCCGTGCAGCCCGCTACCGCCGTTGTCGTCCCAATGCCAGCTCCGGTGCCAGTCCAtaccccgccgccgccgaaacAACAATCTCGTCAGCAGcaaccgccgccgcctccgtctCCACAGGCGACACCGCAGTCGAAGCCAATCTCAGCCGCGCCGCTCCAGCAGCAACCGCCACAGAAGCAGCCCAAGGATACGTCGTCGCAGCAGGACGCCGGCACGCCGCGCAGCGCGCCCCCGACCTCTGGCGCGTCACTCGAGCTGGTGCCCGTCGCGGAGCATCACGTCGATTCCGGGCTCGGAGGAGGGGATGGAGGGGCGGCGTCGTCATCGCGGTGGCCCAAGACGGAGGTGCACGCGCTCATCCAGCTGCGCATGGACCTGGACATGCGCTACCAGGAGACAGGTCCCAAGGGCCCGCTCTGGGAGGACATTTCGTCCGGGATGCGGCGGCTGGGATACAACCGGAGCTCGAAGCGGTGCAAGGAGAAGTGGGAGAACATCAACAAGTACTACAAGAAGGTGAAGGAGAGCAACAAGAAGCGGCCCGAGGACTCCAAGACCTGCCCATACTTCCACCAGCTCGAGGCCATCTACAGCAGGAAGCACCTCCGCGCCGCTGCCGCATCgtccaacgccgccgccgccgccgtcgctccTCCTCCTGCCTACCCAGATCAGCTGAACCCGAGCCGGCACGAGATAGAGGGGAAGAACATAAACGACGACAAGAGGAACAACGGTGGATCAGGGGGAGGCACGCAGGTGCCGAGCAGCAATGGCGAGACGACAgcgccgacgacgacgcccGCCGCGTTCGACGCCGACACCGGCATGAAAAAG AAGACATCGTCAGGGAGTTGA